A genomic segment from Bacillus cereus G9842 encodes:
- a CDS encoding WxL domain-containing protein — protein MKLAKLALIGAVSLTSVAAVGTSAFAEEKANMKSKTDVTFIEDTSTTDPNNPENPNEKVTPENPDDHEKGTKGPLSINYVSNLHFGEQVISGNDQTYFAKLDKVKQGSKTVEVPNFVSVTDNRGTNAGWKLKVKQNAQFKSGNSELTNAALSLSNPAVNSVTDAQYAPTTFKNKVTLAPGGDAVEITTAAKNKGMGDWTTAFGKGTEQGKQSVSLFVPGTTAKEKGAKYSAELTWTLEDTPN, from the coding sequence ATGAAACTAGCAAAATTAGCATTAATCGGTGCAGTATCATTAACATCAGTTGCAGCAGTAGGAACTTCAGCATTTGCGGAAGAGAAAGCAAATATGAAATCAAAAACCGATGTAACGTTTATTGAAGATACAAGCACAACAGATCCAAACAATCCAGAAAATCCAAATGAAAAAGTTACACCAGAGAACCCTGATGACCATGAAAAAGGAACAAAAGGTCCATTAAGTATTAACTACGTTTCTAACTTACACTTCGGCGAGCAAGTTATCTCTGGTAATGATCAAACGTACTTTGCAAAATTGGATAAAGTGAAACAAGGGAGCAAAACAGTTGAAGTACCTAACTTCGTATCTGTAACAGATAACCGTGGTACAAATGCAGGATGGAAATTGAAAGTAAAGCAAAATGCACAATTTAAAAGTGGTAATAGTGAGTTAACAAATGCAGCTTTAAGCTTAAGTAACCCAGCTGTAAATTCTGTAACTGATGCACAATATGCACCTACAACATTTAAAAATAAAGTAACGCTAGCTCCAGGTGGAGATGCGGTGGAAATTACTACTGCCGCAAAGAATAAAGGTATGGGTGATTGGACGACTGCATTTGGTAAAGGAACAGAACAAGGTAAACAGAGTGTGAGCTTATTCGTACCAGGTACGACGGCGAAAGAAAAAGGTGCGAAATATTCAGCTGAGTTAACTTGGACTTTAGAAGATACACCAAACTAA
- a CDS encoding WxL domain-containing protein produces the protein MQNQIGKFGRILLAGGILFTQVGVLDYSATKVYAVTNDEQGRFIVHMDKQEIKVDENVVLKITNTNKQDANIELKLSNEQLFNEEETKKMNENNKAIQNISVTEDHIVKIEKNEQSNFIGDVYVVIQMKKAGEYKFEPIVKFEGNEKKIESPSLHVVEKKEALNVAISDENPKASEEVVKKEKNEKVKVSEENKKQEIKPTNAEVPKETNTLEKEKVNEELVSKENELKESNKVNENNQELPAIQAEKVLKSQSLLAASPVTSILRYPNVKVINNRTGEGPSIPGKYAFRFVWSPQVTYEVKGSSNDRTGQSQYTFRNSNREQYVLVKKAGEYQGKWIDVRINIHSMTASSVDVKTPITKGDAKNFLQLYGNGRSGQTYNASFEFYEHGTSKKVPLTAMWNFKRINSYKNVTLRNDGSHLTNLYVYDTSSIRYQDKGNNKIEFSGTAGPVATPEADMTITFDNLTELPLEVRLNASGVNVSYDQLAIAQIEIPAPSVIGDIVEDNSRQLSYKVYQNMPAQSKDIHYAKSFVLESEVNKDFTVNDVSIQDVESGDDVSSFFDISRKNNKVTAVAKANALKTEEFNGKIYEMTITGSPVKGADVMKYYKDGYLEIPVSAKNYLDDDKNGQDSNRDGIAKIRYKGIPTGKPVPQKVVQGTDLTKMDISKFVTDLSVDTNLDVDKPISVMKLINIPDTKTIGNHTVTVVIETKQGVQAEIQVPVTVVDGTLKLVDVPKEITFGDVTIPSKTTTYTPKAISNSLKVTDNRVKKQKWSVYVKEITPLTSAQNDTLTGALIYKRNGKDTPLSNSSIEAFSYTSKNDEEVSLNWKENEGIHLQVKPGPNVKANTKYAGQLEWTLTDAPL, from the coding sequence TTGCAAAATCAAATAGGGAAATTTGGGCGTATACTTCTCGCTGGAGGAATATTATTTACACAAGTTGGTGTGCTAGACTACTCTGCAACGAAAGTTTATGCGGTTACAAATGACGAGCAAGGACGTTTTATCGTTCATATGGATAAACAAGAAATAAAAGTTGATGAAAATGTAGTATTAAAGATTACAAATACAAATAAACAAGATGCTAATATCGAGCTGAAATTATCTAATGAGCAGCTCTTTAATGAAGAAGAAACGAAAAAAATGAATGAAAATAATAAAGCGATTCAAAACATTTCAGTAACAGAAGATCACATTGTAAAAATTGAAAAGAATGAACAAAGTAATTTTATCGGTGACGTATATGTAGTCATTCAAATGAAAAAAGCTGGAGAGTACAAATTTGAACCGATAGTGAAGTTTGAAGGGAATGAAAAGAAAATTGAATCTCCTTCTCTACATGTTGTAGAGAAAAAAGAGGCTTTAAATGTAGCTATTTCTGATGAAAATCCAAAGGCTTCAGAGGAAGTTGTGAAAAAAGAAAAAAATGAAAAAGTAAAAGTATCGGAAGAAAATAAAAAACAAGAAATAAAGCCTACTAATGCTGAAGTTCCAAAAGAAACGAATACTTTAGAGAAAGAAAAGGTTAATGAAGAACTCGTATCAAAGGAAAATGAATTAAAAGAGAGCAATAAGGTAAACGAAAATAATCAGGAATTACCTGCTATTCAAGCTGAGAAGGTATTAAAGAGCCAATCTCTACTAGCTGCTAGTCCTGTTACAAGTATTCTTAGATATCCAAATGTAAAGGTAATAAATAATAGAACAGGTGAAGGGCCTTCTATCCCGGGTAAATATGCTTTTAGATTTGTTTGGAGCCCACAAGTAACATATGAGGTAAAGGGTAGTAGCAATGACAGAACTGGTCAAAGTCAATATACATTTAGAAATTCAAATAGAGAACAGTACGTATTAGTAAAAAAAGCTGGTGAATATCAAGGGAAATGGATTGATGTCCGTATTAATATTCACTCTATGACAGCTTCATCTGTAGATGTTAAAACACCAATAACTAAAGGTGATGCAAAAAACTTTTTACAATTATATGGGAACGGAAGGTCAGGACAAACTTATAATGCTTCCTTTGAATTTTATGAACACGGAACAAGTAAAAAAGTACCATTAACGGCAATGTGGAATTTCAAAAGGATAAATAGTTATAAAAATGTAACGTTACGTAATGATGGTAGTCATTTAACGAATTTATACGTGTATGATACGAGTTCAATTAGGTATCAAGACAAAGGGAATAATAAAATAGAGTTTTCTGGAACAGCAGGCCCAGTAGCTACTCCAGAAGCAGATATGACAATTACATTTGATAATTTAACAGAATTACCGCTAGAAGTTAGATTAAATGCTTCAGGTGTTAATGTATCATACGACCAATTAGCGATTGCACAAATTGAAATTCCAGCTCCAAGTGTAATAGGAGATATCGTGGAAGATAATTCCCGTCAACTTTCTTATAAGGTATATCAAAATATGCCTGCTCAATCGAAAGATATTCACTATGCGAAATCTTTTGTATTAGAAAGTGAAGTGAATAAGGATTTTACTGTGAATGATGTTTCCATTCAAGATGTGGAAAGTGGAGATGATGTAAGTAGCTTCTTTGATATTAGCAGGAAAAACAATAAGGTCACTGCGGTTGCGAAAGCAAATGCGCTAAAAACAGAAGAATTCAACGGGAAAATTTACGAGATGACAATTACAGGTTCTCCTGTAAAAGGTGCTGATGTAATGAAATATTATAAAGATGGTTATCTTGAAATACCGGTGTCAGCTAAAAACTATTTAGATGACGATAAGAATGGGCAAGATAGTAATCGAGATGGAATCGCAAAAATAAGGTATAAAGGTATTCCGACTGGGAAACCAGTCCCACAAAAAGTAGTGCAAGGAACAGATTTAACAAAAATGGATATTTCTAAATTTGTGACAGATTTATCTGTAGATACGAATTTGGATGTAGATAAACCAATATCAGTAATGAAGTTAATCAATATTCCGGATACAAAAACAATAGGGAATCATACTGTAACGGTTGTAATTGAAACGAAGCAAGGTGTACAAGCGGAGATTCAAGTACCGGTTACTGTCGTTGATGGGACTTTAAAGTTAGTAGACGTACCAAAAGAAATTACCTTTGGGGATGTAACAATTCCATCGAAAACAACGACATACACACCGAAGGCGATTTCAAATTCTTTAAAGGTAACCGATAATCGTGTTAAAAAGCAAAAATGGAGTGTATATGTAAAGGAAATTACACCATTAACTTCAGCGCAAAATGACACATTGACGGGAGCATTGATTTACAAACGAAATGGAAAGGATACACCTTTAAGTAATTCTAGTATAGAAGCATTCTCGTATACTTCTAAAAACGACGAGGAGGTTTCATTAAATTGGAAGGAAAACGAGGGAATTCATTTACAAGTAAAACCAGGGCCGAATGTCAAAGCAAATACAAAATATGCTGGACAGCTAGAATGGACATTAACCGATGCTCCTCTCTAA
- a CDS encoding ATP-binding protein — MNKGYIFKNEEIKALKVFLSLFFIIFFVYDLAYEFIVPLIAGEQEGVGKFEDGLGLWLYFLMVVLFCIGIYFMKWKNVFAVKYIILIGYNVLDCIHNIMIYYGSDAEFDGGNIVEVFFILFAPIFVNKRYFWLVPAILVGKYAFTGIIIQSSLVLIPMALYSVFTIICWIIFLRVQSYVRTLEMMDKEIKQTEKLAAVGKMATVIGYKIRRPLANLKKLVNKQADKHPEDKIYSDIMKQEVDRIHIIATELSGFEKSKSLESETHNIQEIISYVIRVMEKPALKQGVHIQGIYSKDLPSITCDEKRLKQVFFNLIKNAIEAMSVGGTITIKVTVKEGIIVQVKDEGCGIPKDKIPKLNEAFYTTKETGTGLGLVVTEKIIKDHNGKMSFESEVGVGTTVEVMLPLH; from the coding sequence ATGAATAAAGGCTATATATTTAAAAATGAAGAAATAAAGGCGTTGAAAGTATTTTTAAGTTTATTTTTTATTATATTTTTTGTGTATGATCTTGCCTATGAATTTATCGTACCTTTGATCGCGGGAGAGCAAGAAGGCGTAGGAAAGTTTGAAGATGGTTTAGGTTTATGGCTTTACTTTTTGATGGTAGTATTGTTTTGCATTGGAATATACTTTATGAAATGGAAGAATGTTTTTGCGGTAAAGTATATTATTCTAATTGGCTATAATGTATTAGATTGTATCCACAACATTATGATTTATTATGGTAGCGATGCGGAATTTGACGGTGGAAATATAGTAGAAGTATTTTTTATTTTGTTTGCACCAATCTTTGTGAATAAAAGATATTTCTGGTTAGTTCCAGCGATACTTGTCGGGAAGTACGCTTTTACAGGAATCATTATTCAATCTTCTCTCGTTTTAATCCCAATGGCATTATATAGTGTATTTACTATTATATGTTGGATTATATTTTTGAGGGTTCAGTCTTACGTTCGTACGCTTGAGATGATGGACAAAGAAATAAAACAAACAGAAAAACTAGCAGCTGTTGGAAAGATGGCAACGGTTATTGGTTATAAGATTAGAAGACCTTTAGCAAACTTAAAAAAACTTGTGAATAAACAAGCAGACAAGCATCCAGAGGATAAAATTTATAGTGATATTATGAAACAAGAAGTAGATCGGATTCATATAATTGCTACAGAACTTAGTGGATTTGAGAAATCTAAATCACTAGAATCAGAAACTCATAACATACAAGAAATTATCTCTTATGTTATTCGAGTTATGGAAAAGCCTGCTTTAAAACAAGGAGTCCACATACAAGGTATTTACAGTAAAGACTTACCATCAATTACATGTGATGAAAAACGATTAAAACAGGTCTTTTTTAATTTAATTAAAAATGCAATTGAAGCAATGTCAGTTGGCGGAACAATTACGATTAAAGTTACTGTAAAAGAAGGAATCATCGTTCAAGTGAAAGATGAGGGATGCGGCATTCCGAAAGATAAAATTCCAAAGTTAAACGAAGCCTTTTATACAACGAAAGAAACAGGAACTGGTCTAGGTTTAGTAGTTACAGAAAAAATTATTAAAGATCACAACGGTAAAATGAGTTTTGAAAGTGAAGTTGGGGTTGGAACGACGGTTGAGGTTATGTTACCACTGCATTAA
- a CDS encoding catalase yields MDGKKNKKIEQLQSFTRENEGKEMTTNTGVKISNDENSLTAGDRGPTLLEDFLMREKLSHFDRERIPERVVHARGYGAHGIFELYESLEELTMAHFLQDPSKKTPLFIRFSEVAGSKGANETNRDVRGFAVKFYTEEGNFDLVGNNIPIFFIQDGIKFPDLIHALKPEPHNEIPQGQTAHDTFWDFIANNQESAAMMMWIMSDRTIPRSFRMMQGFGVHTFRFVNKNGKSRFVKFHWKPKLGVHSLIWDEAQKLGGADPDYHRRDLWENINAGNYPEYELGIQILEEEDEFKYGFDILDATKIWPEEDFPVKIIGKMTLNRNVDNVFAETEQVALHPGSIIRGIDFTNDPLLQGRLFSYTDTQLARVGTNYQELPINRPICPFHNNQRDGASKYIIDKGNVAYHNNSLANNSPYTVPGTKGGFVTYPSTVSGHKTRETAASFKDHFSQARLFWNSMSHVEKIHIIQAFSFELGKVKSKSVRQQVVDMIGHISTELATLVAEALGAKVPNVQESNVTKSSPALSMANTTFSPNTLRVGVIVANGYDGPSAQYIINQFKQVGLQPVIVSERLGIVQGTSNGHWEVNDTFLTGSPLLYDGLLLIGGKMDDHFLNKASSFVVESYNHFKPIGSFQNGSSIIQSLNIEGKPGVLIEQDPTRLANEFIKAMTKQRFWDRAYS; encoded by the coding sequence ATGGACGGCAAAAAAAATAAAAAGATAGAACAACTCCAATCTTTCACGCGTGAAAATGAAGGAAAGGAGATGACAACAAATACAGGTGTTAAAATTTCAAATGATGAAAACTCTTTAACAGCTGGAGATCGTGGCCCTACCCTTCTAGAAGATTTCCTTATGCGAGAAAAACTTTCTCACTTTGACCGTGAACGAATTCCAGAACGAGTCGTTCACGCACGAGGATACGGAGCACATGGCATTTTTGAGTTATATGAATCTTTAGAAGAGCTAACAATGGCCCATTTTCTACAAGACCCTTCAAAAAAAACACCGCTTTTCATTCGTTTCTCTGAAGTAGCTGGATCAAAAGGAGCAAATGAAACGAATCGAGATGTAAGAGGATTCGCCGTTAAATTTTATACAGAAGAAGGAAATTTTGATTTAGTAGGAAACAATATTCCCATTTTCTTTATTCAAGATGGCATTAAATTCCCTGATCTTATTCACGCCCTTAAACCAGAGCCGCATAATGAAATTCCACAGGGACAAACAGCACATGATACTTTTTGGGACTTCATCGCCAATAATCAAGAATCAGCTGCAATGATGATGTGGATTATGTCCGATCGTACAATTCCAAGAAGCTTTCGAATGATGCAAGGATTTGGCGTTCATACATTTCGTTTCGTTAATAAAAATGGAAAGTCACGATTCGTGAAATTCCACTGGAAGCCAAAGCTCGGCGTTCATTCGTTAATTTGGGATGAAGCACAAAAACTAGGTGGTGCTGATCCAGATTACCATCGCCGTGATTTGTGGGAAAATATTAATGCTGGAAACTATCCTGAGTACGAACTTGGCATTCAAATTTTAGAAGAAGAGGACGAATTTAAATACGGCTTCGATATATTAGATGCAACGAAAATTTGGCCTGAAGAAGATTTTCCCGTTAAAATCATTGGGAAAATGACCTTAAATCGCAATGTAGATAATGTATTCGCTGAAACTGAACAAGTGGCACTACACCCTGGAAGTATCATTCGTGGTATTGACTTTACCAATGACCCTCTCTTACAAGGTAGACTCTTTTCTTATACAGACACACAATTAGCACGCGTTGGTACAAATTATCAAGAACTACCGATTAACCGTCCAATATGCCCATTTCATAACAATCAAAGAGATGGTGCATCTAAATATATAATCGACAAAGGAAACGTTGCCTACCATAACAATTCCTTAGCAAATAATTCTCCTTATACTGTACCTGGGACAAAGGGGGGGTTCGTTACATATCCTTCTACTGTATCTGGTCATAAAACAAGGGAAACTGCTGCTAGCTTCAAAGACCACTTCTCTCAAGCTCGTTTATTTTGGAATAGTATGAGTCACGTCGAAAAAATCCATATTATACAAGCTTTCTCCTTTGAATTAGGAAAAGTCAAAAGTAAATCTGTCCGCCAACAAGTCGTTGATATGATTGGACATATTAGTACAGAATTGGCTACTTTAGTTGCAGAAGCTCTCGGAGCAAAAGTCCCAAATGTGCAAGAATCCAACGTTACAAAATCATCTCCAGCACTCAGTATGGCAAATACGACCTTTAGTCCTAATACATTACGAGTAGGTGTCATTGTTGCAAATGGATATGATGGGCCAAGCGCACAATATATAATAAATCAGTTCAAACAAGTAGGTCTTCAACCAGTGATCGTTTCCGAACGATTAGGCATAGTGCAGGGGACGTCAAATGGACATTGGGAAGTAAATGATACTTTCTTAACAGGCTCACCACTCCTTTATGATGGATTACTTCTTATCGGCGGAAAGATGGATGATCATTTTCTTAACAAAGCAAGTTCCTTTGTCGTAGAATCATATAATCACTTTAAGCCGATTGGCTCCTTCCAAAACGGCTCTTCTATTATTCAATCTTTAAATATAGAAGGAAAGCCTGGTGTTTTAATAGAACAAGACCCTACGCGACTAGCAAATGAATTTATTAAAGCTATGACAAAACAACGCTTTTGGGATAGAGCATATTCATAA
- a CDS encoding alpha/beta fold hydrolase — MFVTVEKDVHIFVQDVNPGPGSKTVFFVHGWPLNHQMYQYQLNVLPEHGFRCIAMDIRGNGQSDKPWTGYTYDRLADDIAIVLEALEVENATLVGFSVGGALSIRYMSRYNGRRISKLALIDAVSPSFVKNQESPYGVPKEQADALINQMYANLPKFLNDVSLSFFNRNLGAATLEWFSYLGMQSASYALIKILQAAANEDVTKDLNKINVPTKIFHGVHDQLIPYKSAELTQQRIKNSQLHALTNSGHGSPIDQADELNKELIKFLHA, encoded by the coding sequence ATGTTTGTTACTGTCGAGAAAGATGTGCATATTTTTGTGCAAGACGTTAATCCTGGTCCAGGTAGTAAGACTGTTTTCTTCGTTCACGGATGGCCTTTAAATCATCAAATGTATCAATATCAACTCAATGTTTTACCAGAGCATGGCTTTCGCTGTATCGCCATGGATATACGAGGGAATGGGCAATCTGATAAGCCATGGACTGGTTACACGTATGATCGATTAGCCGATGATATCGCAATTGTTCTAGAAGCACTCGAAGTAGAGAACGCTACATTAGTCGGTTTCTCAGTTGGTGGTGCTCTTTCTATTCGCTATATGTCTCGCTATAATGGGCGCCGCATTTCTAAGCTCGCATTAATTGACGCTGTCTCCCCCTCTTTCGTTAAAAATCAAGAGTCCCCTTACGGTGTACCGAAAGAACAAGCAGATGCTCTCATTAATCAAATGTATGCTAATTTACCAAAATTTTTAAATGATGTATCTTTATCCTTTTTCAATAGAAACTTAGGAGCTGCAACCCTTGAATGGTTTTCTTATCTCGGTATGCAGTCCGCTTCTTATGCCCTTATCAAAATTTTACAAGCAGCTGCAAATGAAGATGTAACGAAAGATTTAAATAAAATTAACGTCCCAACAAAAATCTTCCACGGCGTTCACGACCAACTAATTCCTTACAAAAGTGCTGAGCTTACGCAACAACGAATTAAAAATTCTCAGTTACATGCTCTTACAAATAGTGGCCATGGTTCACCAATCGATCAAGCGGATGAATTAAATAAAGAGCTGATAAAATTTTTACATGCATAA
- a CDS encoding LTA synthase family protein, which produces MKYGSTLFHLPKRSILISSIISSMVTLLVITMLFMILKVFNLDMMKDHLNQKLILSVMMIFIWGITFYITHFNKKEMSIPRVSLRVHFILFLLAHAVALFYIVMQVNMSFIETMNWIYIYNMQFILSFVVIYAIYILVYNLIGKVFLSMVLSSCTLVILGIVNYLKLIFRGDPLYPSDFTQITHMQSVIPMVMDYFSWSYILIIIVSIVACIVAGIYMRRYIQNVKIHLGIRALLVVGSIFVLYAYGNFANTFMNKVFQKSGVDFVLWNQNENYASNGFVLGFISNLDTTVMEKPKNYSKENMLQIANDIKKQYSGNIGNEKKKEKPNIIFVMSESFWDPTKVTNLSFSEDPVPNLHHYIENFPGGQTISPTFGGNTANVEFEALTSYSMSLLKPGSIPYQQVITNKKEIPSIPTALKKEGYYTSAIHSFGRTFFKRDDVYKVLGFDKFNAEDTMENVDIDGDYISDLAMSEEIIAELEKQKQPTFIHAVTMQNHFPFTEGRFGENLIEISGLENEESKGELETYTEGLRRSDEALQYLIEQLDNLDRPTLLVFFGDHLPSLGTNKSFYKENGYITNEKTPSERLAMAQTPLLMYANFDMPNDNLGLVSPIHFSNLIFDYAGLNKSSFYQFLSGLYKEIPVLRDELKVDKNGEVINDLTKKQKEMLEQYKMLQYDLLVGNQYSKEILF; this is translated from the coding sequence TTGAAGTATGGTTCTACACTTTTTCATCTTCCGAAAAGAAGTATATTAATTTCTAGCATTATAAGTAGTATGGTGACTTTATTAGTAATAACTATGCTGTTTATGATTTTAAAGGTTTTTAATTTAGACATGATGAAAGATCATTTAAATCAAAAGCTTATTTTAAGTGTTATGATGATTTTCATATGGGGCATAACATTTTATATTACGCATTTCAATAAAAAAGAGATGTCTATACCTAGGGTATCCCTGCGAGTGCATTTTATATTATTTTTGCTAGCTCATGCAGTAGCATTATTTTATATTGTAATGCAAGTTAATATGAGTTTCATAGAGACAATGAATTGGATTTACATTTATAATATGCAGTTTATATTAAGTTTTGTAGTAATTTATGCAATATATATTCTTGTATATAATTTAATAGGTAAGGTTTTTCTAAGTATGGTTTTATCTAGCTGTACGTTAGTCATTTTAGGTATTGTGAATTATTTGAAGCTTATTTTCAGAGGGGATCCGTTATATCCTTCTGATTTCACACAAATTACGCATATGCAATCTGTTATACCGATGGTGATGGACTATTTTAGCTGGAGTTATATTTTAATCATTATCGTAAGTATCGTGGCTTGTATTGTAGCAGGGATATATATGAGAAGGTATATTCAAAATGTAAAGATTCATCTAGGAATAAGAGCCTTATTAGTAGTAGGATCTATTTTTGTTCTATATGCGTACGGTAATTTTGCGAATACATTTATGAATAAAGTATTTCAAAAATCAGGTGTAGATTTTGTTTTGTGGAATCAAAATGAGAACTATGCTTCAAATGGTTTTGTACTGGGGTTTATTAGCAATTTAGATACAACAGTTATGGAAAAACCAAAAAATTATTCTAAAGAAAATATGCTTCAAATAGCAAACGATATAAAAAAACAATATAGTGGAAATATAGGGAACGAAAAGAAAAAAGAGAAACCGAATATTATTTTTGTAATGAGTGAATCGTTTTGGGATCCGACGAAAGTAACCAACCTTTCTTTTAGTGAAGATCCTGTACCAAATTTACATCATTATATAGAAAACTTTCCTGGTGGACAAACTATTTCTCCTACATTTGGGGGAAATACGGCGAACGTTGAATTTGAGGCATTAACGAGTTATTCAATGAGTTTGTTAAAGCCAGGTTCTATACCATATCAGCAGGTTATTACAAATAAGAAAGAAATTCCATCAATCCCGACGGCTTTGAAAAAAGAAGGCTATTACACAAGTGCAATTCATTCATTTGGACGCACATTCTTTAAACGTGATGATGTATATAAGGTGTTAGGATTTGATAAGTTTAATGCAGAGGACACGATGGAAAATGTGGATATTGATGGAGATTATATTAGTGATTTAGCGATGAGTGAAGAGATAATTGCTGAGTTAGAGAAACAAAAACAACCTACATTTATTCATGCAGTTACGATGCAAAATCATTTTCCATTTACAGAGGGCCGATTTGGTGAAAATCTAATAGAAATTAGCGGGCTAGAAAATGAAGAATCAAAGGGAGAATTAGAGACGTATACAGAAGGGTTAAGACGTTCAGATGAGGCTCTTCAATATTTAATAGAGCAACTAGATAATTTAGATAGACCTACATTATTAGTATTCTTTGGAGATCACCTTCCATCATTAGGAACAAATAAATCTTTTTATAAAGAAAATGGGTATATAACGAATGAAAAAACACCGAGTGAACGTTTAGCAATGGCGCAAACGCCGCTATTAATGTATGCAAACTTTGATATGCCAAATGATAATTTAGGTTTAGTAAGCCCAATTCATTTTTCTAATCTTATTTTTGATTATGCAGGATTAAATAAATCCTCATTTTATCAATTTTTATCGGGACTTTACAAGGAAATACCAGTGCTTAGAGATGAATTAAAAGTTGATAAAAATGGGGAAGTAATCAATGATTTAACAAAGAAACAAAAAGAAATGTTAGAGCAATATAAAATGCTTCAATATGATTTACTCGTTGGAAATCAATATAGCAAAGAAATCCTCTTTTAA
- a CDS encoding glycosyltransferase family 39 protein: protein MLTKFKSLPKAVYAILALSFLLHVFCLVKQPGLDGELVKVTYGANDAFNYSLTAEQLLKHGVFGYVYLEPSEVPGKNAYITPGQPLLLAGAMIISDITSIPYYYVATVINMIMNLCTVLLVFLIGKELFEKNIYGIVASILYAIYPSNYTYFRTLLTEVPSIFLLALCVYVFVLAWKYNKTKFHIWFGIVVSILLMFRPNPAPMMLIPVLVVLFTYGFKDSIRIGLLWFIGPFLIIGAWVVRNYLALNQFILFSTQGADPLIAGADPFNKIGYENIVNEMRAKGLDDKGAYAKELIKNGFKTDFTYWFSWFTVGKTIELFKTAPAVDQYRIHNFMQLCHRVFIIGTFLSSFCLMLNSFKHKRVMMLVASSIIYIIFSNLFLAINRYGFFINPLMCLILAYGLIHIAQKLPFFRTNQA from the coding sequence TTGCTTACTAAGTTTAAGAGTTTGCCTAAAGCGGTATATGCAATTTTGGCGCTTTCTTTCCTGTTGCACGTTTTTTGTTTAGTAAAACAGCCAGGATTAGATGGAGAGTTAGTCAAAGTAACATATGGTGCAAATGATGCCTTTAACTATTCGTTAACAGCTGAACAACTATTAAAACATGGTGTATTTGGTTATGTGTATTTAGAACCTAGTGAAGTTCCAGGGAAAAATGCATATATCACACCAGGTCAGCCATTACTATTAGCTGGCGCTATGATTATTTCTGATATTACATCAATTCCTTACTATTACGTAGCAACTGTTATTAACATGATCATGAACCTTTGCACAGTGCTATTGGTATTCTTAATAGGAAAAGAATTGTTCGAAAAAAACATTTATGGAATTGTTGCAAGTATTTTATATGCTATTTATCCAAGTAACTATACATACTTCCGTACATTGCTAACAGAAGTTCCATCCATATTCTTATTGGCATTATGTGTATATGTATTTGTTCTCGCATGGAAATACAATAAAACGAAATTCCATATATGGTTTGGAATTGTCGTTTCAATTTTACTTATGTTCCGTCCAAATCCAGCTCCAATGATGCTCATTCCTGTTCTTGTTGTGTTATTTACATATGGATTTAAAGACTCCATTCGAATCGGATTGTTATGGTTTATCGGACCGTTCTTGATTATTGGCGCATGGGTTGTTCGTAACTATTTAGCGCTCAACCAATTTATTTTATTCTCAACCCAAGGTGCAGATCCACTGATTGCCGGTGCAGATCCATTCAATAAAATTGGCTATGAAAATATAGTAAATGAAATGAGAGCTAAAGGCTTAGATGACAAAGGTGCATACGCAAAGGAATTAATCAAGAATGGATTTAAGACGGACTTCACTTATTGGTTCTCTTGGTTCACTGTCGGTAAAACAATTGAGTTATTCAAAACAGCTCCTGCTGTAGACCAATACCGTATTCATAATTTTATGCAACTATGTCATAGAGTGTTTATCATTGGTACATTCTTGAGCAGCTTCTGCCTCATGCTAAATTCATTTAAACATAAACGCGTTATGATGCTAGTAGCAAGTTCTATTATTTACATTATCTTCTCAAACTTATTCTTAGCAATTAACCGCTACGGATTTTTCATTAATCCTCTTATGTGCTTAATTCTTGCATACGGATTAATTCACATTGCGCAGAAGCTTCCATTCTTCCGCACTAACCAAGCATAA
- a CDS encoding DUF3986 family protein: protein MEYEYDDSVHLHLDYFGTECDMESIAYKRKNEDVWDVYFNFGVYGIQKDDVELGRFMDEYAGHYVFSVHARDLSWEFGSAQFEEWVLKNRIVEKTLQK, encoded by the coding sequence ATGGAGTACGAATACGATGATAGCGTACATTTACATCTTGATTATTTTGGGACAGAATGCGACATGGAATCGATTGCTTATAAGAGGAAGAATGAAGACGTATGGGATGTGTATTTTAATTTTGGAGTATACGGTATTCAGAAAGACGATGTAGAGTTAGGGAGGTTTATGGACGAATATGCTGGTCATTACGTTTTTTCTGTACATGCTCGCGATCTTAGCTGGGAATTTGGAAGTGCCCAGTTTGAAGAGTGGGTTTTGAAAAATCGGATAGTAGAAAAAACGCTACAAAAATAG